In a genomic window of Halobiforma lacisalsi AJ5:
- a CDS encoding 5,10-methylenetetrahydromethanopterin reductase — MSDRTGPIRGIELTPEHPPDRIASLAALAEGEGFDVAFASSHYFNRDPFVTLSRMADATENIRLGPGVVNPYETHPVKLAAQVATVDEVSDGRAVFGVGAGDRSSLANLGVERDRPLRRVLETFDVARDLWAGETVTHDGTFAAEDASLNLEPTEVPVYVGAQGPHMLRMSAKHADGTLINAAHPRDLEWSAGQIAQGLEERPDERGEFEALAFASVSVAAEEDAARGAARPPVAFIVGGAAEPVLERHDIDREAATAVADALERGDLTAAFGRVTPAMIDAFCIAGTTETVADRFEAALEHVDGIVVGSPLGPDLEDAVERASEALDRVDV; from the coding sequence ATGAGCGACCGCACGGGACCGATCCGGGGCATCGAACTCACGCCCGAGCACCCGCCGGACCGGATCGCCTCGCTGGCCGCCCTCGCGGAGGGCGAGGGGTTCGACGTCGCCTTCGCCAGCAGCCACTACTTCAACCGCGACCCGTTCGTCACCCTCTCGCGGATGGCGGACGCGACCGAGAACATCCGACTGGGCCCGGGCGTCGTCAACCCCTACGAGACCCACCCCGTAAAACTCGCCGCGCAGGTCGCGACCGTCGACGAGGTCAGCGACGGCCGTGCGGTCTTCGGCGTCGGTGCGGGCGACCGCTCCTCGCTCGCGAACCTCGGCGTCGAGCGCGACCGACCGCTACGGCGCGTCCTCGAGACGTTCGACGTCGCCCGCGACCTCTGGGCCGGCGAGACGGTCACCCACGACGGTACCTTCGCCGCCGAGGACGCCTCGCTCAACCTCGAGCCGACCGAGGTCCCGGTCTACGTCGGCGCACAGGGACCGCACATGCTCCGGATGAGCGCGAAACACGCCGACGGCACGTTGATAAACGCCGCCCATCCGCGGGATCTCGAGTGGTCGGCGGGGCAGATCGCACAGGGGCTCGAAGAACGACCCGACGAACGCGGCGAGTTCGAGGCGCTGGCGTTCGCGAGTGTCAGCGTCGCCGCCGAGGAGGACGCTGCACGGGGGGCCGCGCGGCCGCCGGTCGCGTTCATCGTCGGCGGCGCGGCGGAGCCGGTGCTGGAACGCCACGACATCGATCGCGAGGCGGCGACGGCGGTCGCCGATGCGCTCGAGCGGGGCGATCTCACGGCGGCGTTCGGCCGCGTCACGCCAGCGATGATCGACGCGTTCTGCATCGCCGGGACGACGGAGACCGTCGCCGACCGCTTCGAGGCGGCGCTGGAACACGTCGATGGCATCGTCGTCGGTTCGCCGCTTGGCCCGGACCTCGAGGACGCGGTCGAGCGTGCGAGCGAGGCGTTGGACCGGGTCGACGTCTAG
- a CDS encoding DUF7573 domain-containing protein: MTDASDDATLSEFADAGTSDSDSGESASGSGAPSRDSSESDSDSESSDPDATALSTYAWGDYECDRCEEGTVRVWRDDGRLVCPDCKEW, from the coding sequence GTGACCGACGCCAGCGACGACGCGACGCTTTCCGAGTTCGCCGACGCGGGAACGTCCGATTCCGACTCGGGCGAGTCGGCGTCCGGTTCCGGGGCTCCCTCGCGAGATTCCTCCGAGTCCGACTCCGACTCCGAGTCCAGCGATCCCGACGCGACCGCGCTCTCGACGTACGCGTGGGGCGACTACGAGTGCGACCGGTGTGAGGAGGGGACCGTACGCGTCTGGCGCGACGACGGACGGCTGGTCTGTCCGGACTGCAAGGAGTGGTAG
- a CDS encoding methyl-accepting chemotaxis protein translates to MGGPSGSLLAALRRLVPSAVRQRYALKFGIVLLVLGLSIGGIGFVATGAITDSVAESALEEQRDAAVREASSFDDWNERNENFVVASAGAPVVESGSEEEIGEYLGDVYYDLPDERMHALYVDAETGEILAGADYDAETLSDLEFPNADALADDLSEHEVRRTEPYAMPDALGLSAEEHPVVSYYVGVGGEDGADRALVYTFALSERLVDYTGGDTVVTILDDEGRIVADDRQLGYGEDEANASFGREYADHERFLELARSDGPGATTVEERPSGALAEPPYEFVPDGYVVGYHTTDEGWAVLVHTSEADAFGFVHTVNRFGYLLTAVGVALIGVFGVAVGRTTATSIRALSSRATAIRDGEYDVDLETGRTDEIGDLYRAIDDMRDSLVAQLEESERARERAEEARDRADEAREEAETATKRAREARREAQERTERLERTAADYCEVMGACADGDLTRRLEPDPESEPMAEIATTFNAMVADLERTVATIATFAGEVAETGDDVRGECVALEETGDEVTDSIREIATVAERQNDRMAAMSTEIQETSATVEEIASTANSVAETSRQAARRAEDGMDAAEDVVDEMAAIEARSEAALEEIRDLEEAVDRIDEIVGTVTEIADQTSILALNASIEAAHAGDGSGNADGSGFATVAEEVKGLAAETKTAAGEIEELIGTVQRRTDATVGEMEAMRERVADGSETIDRSVAAFREIETDVRRADDGVQDIDEATDAIADSAAELVSMADEVTDLSDTTASEAEAILESATEQTEATASVSESVTALHRRADRLEELLAEFTTDAAGLEEADAALEDDDDGRQPPALESE, encoded by the coding sequence ATGGGTGGACCGTCAGGATCCCTGCTCGCGGCGCTCCGCCGGCTGGTGCCGTCGGCAGTCAGACAACGGTACGCGCTGAAATTCGGCATCGTCTTGCTCGTGCTCGGGCTGTCGATCGGCGGCATCGGGTTCGTCGCGACGGGGGCAATCACCGACAGCGTCGCGGAGAGCGCACTCGAGGAACAGCGCGATGCCGCGGTCCGGGAGGCGTCGTCGTTCGACGACTGGAACGAGCGAAACGAGAACTTCGTCGTCGCCTCGGCCGGCGCGCCGGTCGTCGAGTCCGGTTCGGAGGAGGAAATCGGGGAGTACCTGGGGGACGTCTACTACGACCTCCCGGACGAGCGGATGCACGCGCTCTACGTCGACGCCGAGACGGGCGAGATCCTGGCGGGCGCGGACTACGACGCCGAGACGCTGTCGGACCTCGAGTTCCCGAACGCGGACGCGCTCGCGGACGACCTCTCGGAACACGAGGTACGGCGGACGGAGCCGTACGCGATGCCGGACGCGCTGGGGCTCTCGGCCGAGGAGCATCCGGTCGTCTCCTACTACGTCGGCGTCGGCGGCGAGGACGGGGCGGACCGGGCGCTGGTCTACACCTTCGCGCTCTCGGAGCGGCTGGTTGACTACACTGGCGGCGATACCGTCGTCACGATCCTCGACGACGAGGGACGGATCGTCGCCGACGACAGGCAACTGGGCTACGGAGAGGACGAGGCGAATGCCAGTTTCGGCCGCGAGTACGCGGACCACGAGCGGTTCTTGGAGCTCGCCCGGTCGGACGGCCCCGGCGCGACGACGGTCGAGGAGCGACCGAGCGGGGCACTCGCCGAGCCGCCTTACGAATTCGTCCCGGACGGGTACGTCGTCGGCTACCACACGACCGACGAGGGGTGGGCCGTCCTCGTCCATACGAGCGAGGCCGACGCCTTCGGGTTCGTCCATACGGTCAACCGGTTCGGCTACCTGCTCACCGCCGTCGGAGTCGCCCTGATCGGCGTCTTCGGCGTTGCGGTCGGCCGGACCACGGCCACCTCGATTCGGGCCCTCTCGAGCCGGGCGACCGCCATCCGCGACGGGGAGTACGACGTCGACCTCGAGACCGGGCGCACCGACGAGATCGGCGACCTCTACCGGGCGATCGACGACATGCGCGACTCGCTGGTCGCGCAACTCGAGGAGTCCGAACGGGCGCGAGAGCGCGCCGAGGAGGCGCGCGACCGGGCCGACGAGGCACGCGAGGAGGCCGAGACGGCCACGAAGCGGGCCCGGGAGGCCCGCCGCGAGGCCCAGGAGCGGACCGAACGCCTCGAGCGGACGGCCGCCGACTACTGCGAGGTAATGGGTGCCTGCGCGGACGGGGACCTGACCAGACGGCTCGAGCCCGATCCCGAGAGCGAGCCGATGGCCGAGATCGCGACGACGTTCAACGCGATGGTGGCCGACCTCGAGCGGACGGTCGCGACCATCGCAACGTTCGCGGGCGAGGTCGCCGAGACCGGCGACGACGTACGGGGCGAGTGCGTCGCCCTCGAGGAAACGGGCGACGAGGTGACCGACTCGATCCGCGAGATCGCGACTGTCGCCGAGCGCCAGAACGACCGTATGGCCGCGATGTCGACGGAGATCCAGGAGACGTCGGCGACGGTCGAGGAGATCGCCTCGACGGCGAACTCGGTCGCCGAAACCTCCCGGCAGGCCGCCCGACGCGCCGAGGACGGGATGGACGCGGCCGAGGACGTCGTCGACGAGATGGCGGCCATCGAGGCCCGCTCCGAGGCCGCCCTCGAGGAGATCCGCGACCTCGAGGAGGCCGTCGACCGGATCGACGAGATCGTCGGGACCGTCACGGAGATCGCGGACCAGACGAGCATCCTCGCGTTGAACGCGTCGATCGAGGCGGCCCACGCCGGGGACGGGAGCGGAAACGCCGACGGCAGCGGTTTCGCGACCGTCGCCGAGGAGGTCAAGGGGCTCGCTGCCGAGACGAAGACGGCCGCCGGCGAGATCGAAGAGCTGATCGGGACGGTCCAGCGCCGGACCGATGCCACCGTCGGGGAGATGGAGGCGATGCGTGAGCGCGTGGCCGACGGCTCGGAGACGATCGACCGCTCGGTCGCAGCCTTCCGGGAGATCGAAACCGACGTGCGCCGGGCCGACGACGGCGTCCAGGACATCGACGAGGCGACGGACGCCATCGCCGACTCCGCGGCCGAACTCGTCTCGATGGCCGACGAGGTGACGGACCTGAGCGACACGACCGCGAGCGAGGCCGAGGCGATCTTAGAGAGCGCGACGGAACAGACCGAGGCAACCGCGAGTGTCTCCGAGAGCGTGACGGCGCTACACCGGCGTGCGGACCGCCTCGAGGAACTGCTTGCGGAATTCACGACGGACGCGGCGGGCCTCGAG